Below is a genomic region from Aminiphilus circumscriptus DSM 16581.
CATCCATCTCCACGAGGGCCACTCCGTCTCCGTCAGTGCTCCCCTCCGCGAGGAGCTGGTTCGACGCGGAGTAAACCCGCACCACTGCCTTCTCCACGGGCGCGAGGGAGGCGATGGAGTTCACCCACACCAGAACACCTCGGGGAAAAACCTTTGCCGTGACTCCCAGATCCGAGACGGACACGACGAGACGTCCCTGTTCCCAGGCACCCCACTGCATGTCCTGGGCGGTGAGGAGGAAAATCCCCTTGTCCGGGCTCACGAGGGAACGAAGGTCCACCGCCCGCCGGGTCAGTTCGTTCACTCCGCCCCCCGGGAAAAAATTCTCCCGGGCAACGAGTCGGGAAAGGCTCTGGGAAAGTCCTTCTTCACCGAGCCCCATGGCGAGGGGAACATTGTTGTCGTACACACGCCAGGCCGTGATCTCCACCTCATCGACGTTCACTGTCTCCAGGGGAATCCGCAGATCCCCCGCAGGCGAGATGTAGGTTCCCGCCGCGGGAAAGCGCACGAGCGGCGCCACGTCGGGGAAGATGAATGCCTTCTGGTACTCCGCCTCCAAGCGTCCTCCCTGAGCACCCGGAAGCCCTTTCTTGACGGTGAGCACCACCCGGTCTCTGGGGCGGAAATCGCCCACTACGGCGAATCCCCAGTCCGAGGGTTCCACCGTGAAGGGAACCGCTGGGGAAAGGGACACGAAAGCGGCGGCACGCCCAACATCGACGGGAGCGGACGTACTTATCCAGATGCGCCCCCGGTCCTCCGCCTCGGATTCTGCGTAACCGCTCTGAATGGCGAGCACGAAGGCGGGAACGATCTCCTGGCGTACGTCCTTGACGAGCCCGAGGTCGCCCGTCGCGGGAGGAAATCCCGCGGCGATCTCGAGCGTGAGTTTTTTCCCGGAGAACGAGGCGAGGCGCACCGACACCTTTTTGGATGGAGGACCAGCGGGAAGATCGTAGGGGATCTCCCGTCCGCCCTCGTCGCGAAAGGCAAGATATCCCCGGAGCCGCAAGGGCGAAACGGGAAGAGAGAAACGCAGATCGAGGGTCAACGACCCTCTGGGATCAAAATCGACCTGCGTGGCATCAAGGAACGCGAGAGGTGCGGTGCGGAAGGCGAAGACGTGCCGCCCCGCGAGAAGCCGCCCGTTCTGATCCCGAAGATCGTCCCGGAACGTAGCGGTGTAGCGGGTCGCCAAGGCGAAAGGAACTGCGGGGGTGAAGACGCAGGTCCGCTCATCCTGCCACGTCCATCCGCCTTTGAGTCTCGGCAGGAGGAGGAACGGCGCGTTCTTTTCGTCCAGAGGTTTTCCCACCGCAGTCTTCTGCACCACGGGAGCGGAGAAGACCGCCGTCACCTTGGGAGATCCCTTCACTTCTCCCTCGGGAGAAAAAGAGGCGACGACGAATTCTGCCGCCTTCTCCTGCGCGGCGTGGCCGACACCGCCCAGCACGCACACCGCCAGCAGAACCAAAACAAGCAGGCGCACCGTCAAACGCATTTCCCATCCCTCCCCCTGTTTCTCCGCGGAATTTTCCACGGATTCCTTCCGCCTTGATGTCGAACGACCCCGGAGAATGACCGTAGCCGCTCTCCGGGGTCGTTTTTTCCACCTGTCAATCAGAAATATTTCCGGAAGAAGCGCCCTTGGAAGAGACGTCACTCTTCCGCAATCCTCTCCGTCCGCCTCCGATTCACTTTCGGCGGATTCACCACAGGACGCGTCACTTCGTCAGAGGTATCACAGCCTCGGGAACGATGACGCGGAACGTGAAGGATTCCGTGAGGAAGAGCTGCACTTTTTTCGCCGAGACATCCTCGAATCCCACGGCGAAATCCTGCCCGAGCACCAGTTCCATGTCGCCGCCCCGAAGGGAGACGAGATAGGCCGCATCGGTGTGGGGCAGCAGGATGATCTTTCCTCCCAGAAGGTCCTTGATCCGCTTATGCAGCGGATAGTCCCCGAAGGAATGAATGGCGTTCCAGAGGGAAGGTCCCGCCACCAGGGCATAGGGACCGCCCACCGCGGCATCCTGAAATTTCCCGAGCCCCTTGAGCAGGGTTCCGAGAATCGTTTCCTTGCTCTTCATGTCGAGGGAAACGGCGTTCCCCTTTCCAGCCTCCGCCAGACCGACGATGCCCGCCGCCTTGAGCCCCTCGTAGACGGCTTTCTCCTCGAAG
It encodes:
- a CDS encoding family 1 encapsulin nanocompartment shell protein; this encodes MDILKRSLSPVTDGAWKEIDAQARTVLEAHLSARRFVDVEGPRGWDYAVLSLGRLDVPKGQKPEGVVYGVHQVQPLVETRISFELDRWELDNVERGAKDIDFSALDEAAKKAALFEEKAVYEGLKAAGIVGLAEAGKGNAVSLDMKSKETILGTLLKGLGKFQDAAVGGPYALVAGPSLWNAIHSFGDYPLHKRIKDLLGGKIILLPHTDAAYLVSLRGGDMELVLGQDFAVGFEDVSAKKVQLFLTESFTFRVIVPEAVIPLTK